In one Ictalurus punctatus breed USDA103 chromosome 19, Coco_2.0, whole genome shotgun sequence genomic region, the following are encoded:
- the ing3 gene encoding inhibitor of growth protein 3, whose amino-acid sequence MLYLEDYLEMIEQLPMDLRDRFTEMREMDLQVQNAMDQLEQRVNEFFANAKKNKPEWREEQMEVIKKDYYKALEDADEKVQLANQIYDLVDRHLRKLDQELAKFKMELEADNAGITEVLERRSLEMDSPSQPVNNHHVHSHVTGEKRKYSAPTHHTTEHVPEKKFKSEALLSTLTSDASKENTPGCRVNSTSSSSNSVYNVNSSQALSSYNLTSLPMGPAAGAGAISMAAAQAVQATAQMKEGRRTSSMKASYEAIKNDILARDFASSRESSGYMSSTLASTLTQNLTTSNSSDSRAGRKSKNNNKSSNHQSSSSSSSSSLSSCSSSSALAHELAQQTAALPESDSSGQVDWTYDPNEPRYCICNQVSYGEMVGCDNQDCPIEWFHYGCVGLTEAPKGKWYCPQCTAAMKRRGSRHK is encoded by the exons ATGCTGTACTTGGAGGACTACCTCGAAA TGATCGAGCAGCTACCCATGGATCTCCGCGACAGGTTTACGGAAATGCGAGAGATGGACCTGCAAGTGCAGA ATGCTATGGACCAGCTGGAGCAGAGAGTTAATGAGTTCTTTGCCAACGCTAAGAAGAACAAACCCGAATGGAGGGAGGAGCAGATGGAGGTTATTAAGAAG GACTATTATAAAGCATTGGAAGATGCTGATGAAAAAGTCCAGTTAGCCAATCAAATATATGATCTG GTGGATCGACACTTGAGGAAGTTGGATCAGGAGCTTGCAAAGTTCAAAATGGAGCTTGAAGCGGACAACGCCGGCATTACAGAGGTCCTGGAGAGAC GATCGTTGGAAATGGACAGTCCTTCTCAACCTGTCAATAACCATCATGTTCACTCGCACGTTACGGGAGAAA AAAGGAAGTACAGTGCACCAACTCACCACACTACTGAGCATGTGCCAGAGAAGAAGTTTAAATCTGAAGCTCTGCTCTCGACACTCACATCAGATGCCTCCAAAGAGAATACGCCGG gctGCAGAGTGAACAGCACGTCCTCTTCGTCCAACAGTGTGTACAATGTGAACTCCTCCCAAGCTCTTTCCTCCTACAACCTGACCTCTCTGCCAATGGGTCCAGCTGCCGGTGCAGGGGCCATCAGTATGGCAGCGGCTCAGGCAGTGCAGGCCACAGCACAG ATGAAGGAGGGCAGGAGGACGTCGAGTATGAAGGCTTCCTACGAGGCCATTAAGAACGATATCCTGGCTCGGGACTTTGCTTCGAGCAGAGAGTCTTCTGGCTACATGTCCTCGACTCTGGCCTCCACTCTCACACAGAACCTCACCACCAGCAACAGCTCAGACTCCCGTGCAGGACGCAAGAGCAA AAACAACAATAAGTCTTCCAACCACCAATCCTCGTCATCTTCGTCCTCTTCCTCCCTGTCGTCCTGTTCCTCCTCCTCGGCTCTGGCTCACGAGCTGGCGCAGCAGACGGCCGCGCTACCAGAGAGCGACAGCAGCGGCCAAGTGGACTGGACTTACGACCCCAACGAGCCCCGCTACTGCATTTGCAACCAG GTGTCTTATGGAGAGATGGTTGGCTGTGATAACCAGGAT TGTCCTATCGAGTGGTTCCACTACGGCTGCGTGGGCTTGACCGAGGCACCCAAAGGAAAGTGGTATTGCCCACAGTGTACAGCAGCCATGAAGAGGAGAGGAAGCCGGCATAAATAG